The following are encoded together in the Sphingomonas insulae genome:
- a CDS encoding DUF7218 family protein — protein sequence MARDHGAQIKDDALYEELRKQGDSKEKAARIANARANGSLDHRGDALDDRTKADLLKEARELGIAGRSKMDKAELVKTIRGHR from the coding sequence ATGGCCAGGGATCACGGCGCACAGATCAAGGACGACGCGCTCTACGAGGAGCTGCGCAAGCAGGGCGATTCCAAGGAAAAGGCCGCGCGGATCGCGAATGCCAGGGCGAACGGCTCGCTCGACCACCGCGGCGATGCTCTCGACGATCGGACGAAGGCAGACTTGCTGAAGGAAGCCCGCGAGCTCGGCATCGCGGGACGCTCGAAGATGGACAAGGCCGAACTCGTCAAGACGATCCGCGGGCATAGGTAG
- the purF gene encoding amidophosphoribosyltransferase — protein MLTTHPFHSDPDDGDDTLREECGVFGISGSDSAAALVALGLHALQHRGQEAAGISSFDGHHFHTHRAMGHVAGNFDRDDVIRSLPGDYAVGHVRYSTTGETALRNVQPLYAELASGGFAVAHNGNISNAMKLRRELIRRGSIFQSTSDTETIIHLVATSNYRTLLDRFIDALKQIEGAYSLVVMTPEGMIACRDPLGIRPLVMGKLDGAVIFASETVALDVCGATFERQVEPGELVIVQNGPDGQDVRSIRPFAPMAPRPCIFEWVYFSRPDSIAGDQSVYSVRKEIGAQLAIESPVEADLVIPVPDSGVPAAIGYAQQSGIPFELGIIRSHYVGRTFIQPGDKVRHLGVKLKHNANRALIKGKRIILVDDSIVRGTTSLKIVQMMRDAGAAEVHMRIASPPTRHSCFYGVDTPERAKLLAAKHDVGGMTDFIHADSLAFVSIDGLYKALGEAKRADIRPKYCDACFTGDYPTSLTDQDDSVAVDQFAMLAERVN, from the coding sequence ATGCTGACGACCCATCCTTTCCATTCCGACCCTGACGATGGGGACGACACGCTGCGCGAAGAGTGCGGCGTGTTCGGCATATCCGGCAGCGACAGCGCTGCGGCGCTCGTGGCACTCGGCCTGCATGCGTTGCAGCACCGGGGGCAGGAGGCCGCCGGCATCAGCAGCTTCGATGGTCATCATTTCCACACCCATCGCGCGATGGGCCACGTCGCCGGCAATTTCGACCGCGACGACGTGATCCGGTCGCTGCCCGGCGACTATGCGGTCGGCCACGTCCGCTATTCGACCACCGGGGAGACCGCGCTGCGCAACGTCCAGCCACTCTATGCCGAGCTGGCGAGCGGCGGCTTTGCGGTGGCGCATAACGGCAACATCTCCAACGCGATGAAGCTGCGCCGCGAACTGATCCGGCGCGGGTCGATCTTTCAGTCGACCAGCGATACCGAGACGATCATCCATCTGGTCGCGACGTCCAACTATCGCACGCTGCTGGACCGGTTCATCGACGCGCTGAAGCAGATCGAGGGCGCCTACAGCCTCGTCGTGATGACGCCGGAGGGAATGATCGCGTGCCGCGACCCGCTCGGCATCCGGCCATTGGTGATGGGCAAGCTGGACGGCGCGGTGATCTTCGCATCCGAGACGGTGGCGCTCGACGTGTGCGGCGCGACCTTCGAACGGCAGGTCGAGCCGGGCGAGCTGGTCATCGTGCAGAACGGGCCCGACGGGCAGGACGTCCGGTCGATCCGTCCCTTCGCACCGATGGCACCGCGGCCGTGCATTTTCGAATGGGTGTATTTCAGCCGTCCCGATTCAATCGCCGGCGACCAGTCGGTGTATTCGGTGCGCAAGGAGATTGGCGCGCAGCTGGCGATCGAATCGCCGGTGGAGGCCGATCTGGTCATCCCGGTGCCGGATTCGGGTGTGCCGGCGGCGATCGGCTATGCGCAGCAATCGGGGATCCCGTTCGAACTCGGCATCATCCGGTCGCATTACGTCGGCCGCACGTTCATCCAGCCCGGCGACAAGGTCCGCCACCTGGGCGTGAAGCTGAAGCACAATGCCAATCGCGCGCTCATCAAGGGCAAGCGCATCATCCTGGTCGACGATTCGATCGTCCGCGGTACGACCAGCCTGAAGATCGTGCAGATGATGCGCGATGCGGGCGCGGCGGAAGTGCACATGCGCATCGCCTCGCCGCCCACCCGCCACAGCTGTTTCTATGGCGTCGATACGCCGGAGCGCGCCAAGCTGCTCGCCGCCAAGCACGACGTCGGCGGCATGACCGACTTCATCCATGCCGACAGCCTGGCGTTCGTTTCGATCGACGGGTTGTACAAGGCGCTGGGCGAGGCGAAGCGTGCGGATATCCGCCCCAAATATTGCGATGCCTGCTTCACCGGCGATTATCCGACCTCGCTGACCGACCAGGACGACAGCGTCGCGGTCGACCAGTTCGCAATGCTCGCCGAGCGGGTCAATTAA
- a CDS encoding SDR family NAD(P)-dependent oxidoreductase, translating to MTKPLADQLALVTGASRGIGAATAIALGAAGAHVVLTARTAKDLEGVEETIFDAGGSATIAPLDLTQTDSIARLASAVGERWQALDVLVLNAGMLGSLAAVPAIDPKELAQVLTLNVSAQVAMIQAFDAMLRKASAGKVIGVTSSVGRNARAYWGAYGASKAAFETILDAYGDETSEISGIRTAIVDPGATRTKMRARAYPGEDPASVKPPETVAERIVALAIAGFTAGHRERVG from the coding sequence ATGACCAAGCCACTTGCAGACCAACTCGCGCTGGTGACCGGCGCGAGCCGCGGCATCGGTGCCGCCACCGCCATCGCGCTGGGCGCGGCGGGCGCACACGTCGTGCTCACCGCCCGCACCGCCAAGGACCTGGAGGGCGTCGAGGAGACGATCTTCGATGCCGGCGGATCGGCGACGATCGCCCCGCTCGACCTGACGCAGACCGACAGCATCGCGCGGCTGGCATCGGCGGTCGGCGAACGCTGGCAGGCGCTGGACGTGCTGGTGCTGAACGCCGGCATGCTCGGCAGTCTCGCTGCGGTGCCGGCGATCGATCCCAAGGAGCTGGCGCAGGTGCTGACGCTGAACGTCAGCGCACAGGTCGCCATGATCCAGGCGTTCGACGCGATGCTGCGCAAGGCATCGGCGGGCAAGGTGATCGGCGTCACCTCCAGCGTCGGGCGCAACGCGCGCGCCTATTGGGGGGCCTATGGCGCGTCCAAGGCGGCGTTCGAGACGATCCTGGACGCCTATGGCGACGAGACGAGCGAGATCAGCGGCATCCGCACCGCGATCGTCGATCCCGGCGCGACCCGGACCAAGATGCGCGCCCGCGCCTATCCGGGAGAAGACCCGGCATCGGTGAAGCCGCCCGAGACGGTGGCGGAACGGATCGTCGCGCTGGCGATCGCCGGTTTTACCGCGGGGCACCGCGAGCGGGTGGGATGA
- a CDS encoding SAM-dependent methyltransferase, whose translation MSAPDMPGDTLQHRVLAPVFHRFLDRIDAGLEAGGIEARLPDGTHRLLGGRRPGPVPIVSLHRWRALTRLATGGSVGWYRAWADGDWSSPDPVPLFDLFMRNRVALAGTARAGGLSKLLLRGWHALRHNDRDGSRRNIADHYDLGNDFYREWLDPGLTYSSGIFDPGDTLDTAQDRKLAAILARTGTAPGDTILEIGCGWGSFAAAASAAGRTVHALTLSTEQKAAVDARHLPGVTVSLTDYRDVAGRFDAIASIEMVEAVGQAYWPIYCDTLARLLKPGGRAAIQYISIADDVFERYALGVDFIQRYVFPGGMLLSESRFRALCEARDLAWTDHHSFGLDYAQTLRHWRERFDNADQAGRLPERLDARFRDLWRYYLMYCEGGFRGRGIDVAQVTLVKR comes from the coding sequence ATGAGCGCGCCCGACATGCCAGGGGACACATTACAGCACCGCGTGCTCGCGCCCGTTTTTCACCGGTTCCTCGACCGGATCGATGCCGGGCTGGAGGCTGGCGGTATCGAGGCGCGGCTGCCCGACGGCACCCACCGCTTGCTCGGCGGGCGCAGGCCCGGACCGGTACCGATCGTCAGCCTGCATCGCTGGCGCGCGCTCACCCGGCTGGCGACCGGCGGATCGGTCGGCTGGTACCGCGCCTGGGCGGACGGCGACTGGTCCAGCCCCGATCCCGTGCCGCTGTTCGACCTCTTCATGCGCAATCGCGTCGCCCTCGCCGGCACCGCGCGGGCAGGGGGGCTGTCGAAGCTGCTGCTGCGCGGCTGGCACGCGCTGCGCCACAACGATCGCGACGGTTCGCGCCGCAACATCGCCGACCACTACGACCTCGGCAACGATTTCTACCGCGAATGGCTCGATCCCGGCCTGACCTATTCCAGCGGCATCTTCGATCCCGGCGATACGCTGGACACGGCGCAGGACCGCAAGCTGGCCGCGATCCTCGCCCGCACCGGCACCGCGCCCGGCGATACCATACTCGAAATCGGCTGCGGCTGGGGCTCGTTCGCCGCGGCGGCGTCCGCTGCGGGACGCACGGTCCACGCGCTGACCCTCTCGACCGAGCAGAAGGCTGCGGTCGATGCCCGGCATCTGCCCGGCGTCACCGTATCGCTGACCGACTATCGCGACGTCGCCGGCCGCTTCGATGCGATCGCTAGCATCGAGATGGTGGAGGCGGTCGGTCAGGCCTATTGGCCGATCTATTGCGACACGCTGGCACGCCTACTGAAACCCGGCGGCCGTGCCGCGATCCAATATATCAGCATCGCCGACGACGTGTTCGAACGCTATGCGCTCGGGGTCGACTTCATCCAGCGCTATGTGTTTCCCGGCGGCATGCTGCTGTCGGAGAGCCGCTTTCGTGCGCTCTGCGAGGCGCGGGACCTCGCGTGGACCGATCATCACAGCTTCGGCCTGGATTATGCCCAGACGTTGCGCCACTGGCGCGAACGGTTCGACAACGCCGATCAGGCCGGCCGCCTGCCGGAACGGCTCGATGCCCGCTTTCGCGACCTGTGGCGCTATTATCTGATGTACTGCGAAGGCGGCTTCCGCGGTCGCGGCATCGATGTCGCGCAGGTGACGCTGGTCAAGCGCTGA
- a CDS encoding histone deacetylase → MIAIVHHPAYVAPAPARSTYRWNKNGLIRDLLRAEGDRVAWHVPDPMPQAWLEAVHDPDYVAEVLAARVPPAKTRRIGFPVTPEVAARAQAVPGGTWLAAHLALEHGFAANTAGGSHHALGDTGAGYCVFNDLAIAAVRLIEEGTVDRLAVVDCDVHQGDGTAALLAGRPGIATYSIHAEKNFPARKARSTLDVPLADGLDDDAYLAALADSLAPFLAEHRPQLILYQAGVDPFAGDRLGRLSLTLDGLARRERLIARLAAGVPLASTVGGGYGDDALEIARRHVAAILTLGEAFGAG, encoded by the coding sequence GTGATCGCGATCGTCCATCATCCCGCCTATGTCGCGCCCGCGCCGGCGCGCTCCACCTATCGCTGGAACAAGAACGGCCTGATCCGCGACCTGCTGCGGGCGGAGGGGGACCGCGTCGCCTGGCATGTTCCCGATCCGATGCCGCAGGCGTGGCTGGAGGCGGTGCACGATCCCGATTACGTGGCCGAGGTGCTGGCAGCGCGGGTGCCGCCCGCCAAGACCCGCCGCATCGGCTTTCCGGTGACGCCGGAAGTCGCGGCCCGCGCGCAGGCGGTACCGGGCGGGACCTGGCTCGCGGCACATCTCGCGCTGGAACACGGCTTCGCGGCCAACACGGCGGGCGGCAGCCATCATGCGCTCGGCGACACAGGTGCCGGCTATTGCGTGTTCAACGATCTCGCCATCGCTGCGGTACGGTTGATCGAGGAGGGGACCGTCGACCGGCTGGCGGTGGTCGACTGCGATGTCCACCAGGGCGACGGCACCGCCGCGCTGCTCGCCGGACGGCCGGGCATCGCCACCTATTCGATCCATGCCGAAAAGAACTTTCCTGCTCGCAAAGCTCGCTCAACGCTGGATGTGCCGCTGGCGGACGGGCTGGATGACGATGCCTATCTCGCCGCGCTGGCGGACAGTCTGGCGCCGTTCCTTGCCGAACACCGGCCGCAACTGATCCTCTACCAGGCCGGCGTCGATCCCTTCGCCGGCGATCGCCTCGGTCGATTGTCGTTGACCCTGGATGGCCTCGCCCGCCGCGAACGGTTGATCGCGCGCCTCGCCGCCGGTGTCCCGCTCGCGAGCACCGTCGGCGGCGGTTATGGCGACGATGCACTGGAGATCGCCCGCCGCCACGTCGCGGCCATTCTGACGCTCGGCGAGGCGTTCGGCGCAGGCTGA
- a CDS encoding alpha/beta hydrolase, which translates to MTDTPSATPPLPFVRPDVRGFLDYLNAMPGPRTHQMTPDAARQVYHAMKDVADLPIGDVAVTRDLTIPGPAGAIPARLFDARETREPGPALVFFHGGGFVIGNLDTHAGFCAEMARVLDVPIVSVDYRLAPEHRWPAAPDDCEAAARWVAQSPAELDRRVTGLVLCGDSAGGTLAIVAAMDLRDRPAAVPVIVQAPIYPAADTSKPYPSFDEFADGFLLTRDTMLWFADAYAADIADSRGSPLVGRLQGLPPAVIVTASLDPIRDQGRAYAAALVQAGVPVVFREAVGNVHGFVTLRKAIPSSAGDVAGYLAALKDAIVAADAGRVVAQAAGA; encoded by the coding sequence ATGACCGATACGCCGTCCGCCACTCCACCCCTGCCGTTCGTCCGCCCGGACGTGCGCGGCTTCCTGGACTATCTGAATGCCATGCCCGGGCCGCGCACGCACCAGATGACGCCTGACGCGGCGCGGCAGGTGTATCATGCGATGAAGGATGTCGCCGATCTGCCCATCGGCGACGTGGCGGTGACCCGCGACCTGACCATTCCCGGACCGGCCGGTGCGATCCCCGCGCGCCTGTTCGACGCACGCGAAACGCGCGAGCCGGGCCCTGCCCTGGTCTTCTTCCACGGCGGCGGTTTCGTGATCGGCAATCTCGATACGCACGCGGGCTTCTGCGCCGAGATGGCGCGGGTGCTCGACGTGCCGATCGTGTCGGTCGACTATCGGCTGGCGCCGGAACATCGCTGGCCCGCGGCACCCGACGATTGCGAGGCGGCAGCGCGCTGGGTCGCGCAGAGCCCGGCGGAACTGGACCGCCGCGTCACCGGCCTGGTGCTGTGCGGCGACAGCGCCGGCGGCACGCTGGCGATCGTCGCGGCGATGGACCTGCGCGATCGGCCCGCGGCGGTACCGGTAATCGTGCAGGCCCCCATCTATCCCGCCGCCGACACGTCGAAGCCCTATCCGTCGTTCGACGAATTCGCAGACGGCTTTCTGCTGACCCGCGATACCATGCTGTGGTTCGCCGACGCCTACGCCGCCGACATCGCCGACAGTCGCGGTTCGCCGCTGGTCGGGCGGCTGCAGGGCCTGCCGCCGGCGGTGATCGTCACCGCCAGCCTCGACCCCATTCGCGATCAGGGCCGGGCCTATGCCGCCGCGCTGGTGCAGGCGGGTGTGCCGGTCGTATTCCGCGAGGCGGTCGGCAACGTGCACGGCTTCGTCACGTTGCGCAAAGCTATCCCATCGAGCGCGGGCGATGTCGCCGGCTATCTCGCCGCGTTGAAGGACGCGATCGTGGCGGCGGACGCCGGACGGGTCGTGGCGCAGGCGGCAGGCGCATGA
- a CDS encoding RNA pyrophosphohydrolase has protein sequence MSDLPYRPCAGIMLVNRAGQVFVGQRIDSTLEAWQMPQGGIDPGEDAYAAAVRELGEETGVAPEHITLIAEAPDELFYDLPEDMIGKVWKGKWRGQRQRWFLFRFLGEDSDIDIATEHQEFRAWRWSDPDDLPAMIVPFKRALYEAVLAAFRPHLAADETT, from the coding sequence ATGAGCGACCTGCCCTACCGCCCCTGCGCGGGCATAATGCTGGTCAATCGTGCCGGGCAGGTGTTCGTCGGACAGCGCATCGATTCGACGCTGGAGGCGTGGCAGATGCCGCAGGGCGGGATCGATCCGGGCGAGGATGCCTATGCCGCCGCGGTCCGCGAGCTCGGCGAGGAAACCGGCGTCGCGCCCGAACACATCACGCTGATCGCCGAGGCGCCCGACGAACTGTTCTACGATCTGCCGGAGGACATGATCGGCAAGGTCTGGAAGGGCAAATGGCGTGGGCAGCGCCAGCGATGGTTCCTGTTCCGGTTCCTCGGCGAGGACAGCGACATCGACATCGCGACCGAGCATCAGGAGTTTCGCGCCTGGCGCTGGAGCGATCCGGATGACCTGCCGGCCATGATCGTGCCGTTCAAGCGGGCGCTGTACGAGGCCGTGCTCGCCGCATTCAGGCCTCACCTCGCCGCAGACGAAACGACCTGA
- a CDS encoding DUF481 domain-containing protein, producing the protein MRALLPMIAALLAPFLLANAAADDAPDDSRVPIPAAIRSMLDSAIESGNDGDVSVVVKYARLADPASADAVLAIAQKWRNDRAQARQTTIRQASMFDLWSGRAELGGYITTGNTDSKGGAAVLDLTREGLQWRHKFHAQADYQENANITTREHYLASYEPNYKIDDRLYVYGAAQYEADRFLGYYNRYSASAGVGYSAIKSPKIRLDVELGPAFRQTAFTDQTEQSNVAGRGTLAFNWKLLPGLSVTQNAAAYVQSSNSTLSGTTSVNAKLIGPLSAALSYNVQYESMPPVGSVSTDTTSRASLVYSF; encoded by the coding sequence GTGCGTGCCCTCCTCCCCATGATCGCCGCTCTGCTGGCCCCGTTCCTCCTCGCCAATGCGGCGGCCGACGATGCGCCCGACGACAGCCGGGTGCCGATCCCCGCCGCGATCCGGTCGATGCTCGATTCGGCGATCGAAAGCGGCAACGACGGCGATGTGTCGGTCGTGGTGAAATATGCCCGCCTCGCCGATCCGGCGAGTGCGGATGCGGTGCTGGCGATCGCGCAGAAGTGGCGCAACGACCGCGCGCAGGCGCGGCAGACGACGATCCGCCAGGCGAGCATGTTCGACCTGTGGAGCGGCCGCGCCGAACTGGGCGGCTACATCACCACCGGCAACACCGACAGCAAGGGCGGAGCGGCCGTGCTCGACCTGACGCGCGAGGGGCTGCAATGGCGCCACAAGTTCCACGCGCAGGCGGATTATCAGGAAAACGCCAACATCACGACGCGCGAGCACTACCTCGCCAGCTACGAACCCAATTACAAGATCGACGACCGTCTCTACGTCTATGGTGCCGCGCAATATGAAGCAGATCGGTTCCTAGGTTATTACAATCGCTATTCCGCATCCGCGGGTGTCGGCTACAGCGCGATCAAGTCGCCCAAAATTCGACTGGACGTCGAACTCGGCCCGGCATTCCGTCAGACGGCTTTCACTGATCAGACGGAGCAAAGCAACGTCGCCGGCCGCGGCACGCTGGCGTTCAACTGGAAACTGCTGCCCGGCCTGTCGGTCACGCAGAATGCCGCAGCCTATGTCCAGAGTTCCAATTCGACGCTGAGCGGTACGACGTCGGTGAACGCGAAGCTGATCGGACCGTTGTCGGCGGCGCTGTCCTATAACGTCCAGTATGAAAGCATGCCGCCGGTAGGATCCGTATCGACCGACACGACCAGTCGGGCATCGCTCGTCTACAGCTTCTAG